The Carassius auratus strain Wakin unplaced genomic scaffold, ASM336829v1 scaf_tig00029177, whole genome shotgun sequence genomic sequence atgcagccttgacgagcagaagagacttcttaaaaaaaaaaatttttttttttttttacattttactgatCCAAAATTGTTGAACggcagtgtgtatatatatatatatatatatatatatatatatatatatatatatatatatatatacacaacgtTAACGTTATAAGTTACCCATTACCTGACTCATGCATGACTCCCCCTAAATATGCCGGTTTAAATTTGAGGTCGATGTTCCAAACATTTCTATAGCGACACAGCACCTTTAAACACGAAATCAACAAATATGAGAATATCTGGAGCAGACAATTGACTAAGTTACTTTAAGTGGGGGGAAAAACATTACGCACCTCAAATGCCAGCCACGAATACGGAGAAACAACATCATAGAACAACTCGACCACTTTTCTTGAACTGGACATCTGTTAAGAAAAACCGCAAAATCAAAATATGGATTATTCGAATCATGTAATTTGCATGCACTCTAGCACCTTACCCTTACTGCTTCACTTGTGTACTTGAGAAACCGTGTTAAAGTTCAACGCAGTTAGATCAAGAGATATTAACCTAACTGTTACACCAACCACTACAAAATGCCCCTCATTCGCTAGAACAGTTTACTAGAAATCATATACTCGTCTCGAAATAGGACGATTTCAAACTCAAAACACTGCGTTTCGAGtggttcaaataaaatgtaatcattttctgAAGCAACTGGTTCAATTGATACAAAGTTTCGAAAAGCTTCATTTCTTTCTCCCATCACTACTCCAAAGTAATCGCAGTCAGTTTAAGCATACTGTAAGCAGCATGTAACGTTAACTTAGTTCTAAAGTTATTGAAGAATTTATAGAAGAATTTGTAATTACATTTGCTTAAATTGAAaagcaaatgcaataaaatgcttGCTTCGATTAAAAACTAATCACCAGGCAGGTTTGTTCGCACCGTGGTTTGTAGTTACTGATAAACTTTCGCAACAAGTTCCAAAATATTTGAGGAATGACAGAACAACTCGAGGCTTGAGCGCCTGGCTGTATCAGTGCTCCGCCCCCCAGCACTGAAAGTCCCCGTCTGTTGAAGGGGTTGCCAGATAATCATATTGTTAATGCTTCTTCATATAAACATAACGTTCCTGAATATGGGGGATTACGTTTATTATTGTAAACCTCATGAATAAAACCTGCAGTTTTTTGGTGTTTAGATATATTTTACAGTccgaaaattaataaataaataataagaagagGAACTCTCACATTACACCAGCACTGGTGACTGATAAGACTTTTATAAagcttttatattttctatataatttatttgtattatatcgACCGAACCCGTATCATTTGTTTCCTATTTTCTCACTGTATTGATTTGCTGTTgagtttattattaatatctgGCAACCCGTAAAGCGATCCACGAACATATGCGGTAATAGGAAGTGAAGTGGACAGAACACCGAACACGCCAGTGCGCGGGCGATTAAAGGAGACTGCAGGATATTTTAATATCCGCCAGAGTTTATCGTCTCTGATAGCACATCTCCATTTATCACTGCTGTAAGTATTGTAATGGTTATTTCAGAATTAAATGTGATATATATTAGATGTTTAAATGTGCCAATGTCAGTCTGCATATCTGCAAGGCTATTACAGTAACGTTAGATTCATCTCATATGATTCAAATCACTGTTCAGATAAACATAACCTCAACATcctattgtttaattttttagtaATGATGGGATAGTCAAAATATGGGATGACTGGTTAAATGTTGGCATTTTTCCAAACTGAATAAAAGGAGAGTTCACAAGAAattcttttttctctcctttACTTTTCATTATGATGTCATTGGGGACCAGCAATTGTTTAGTTACCCACATTCTTTCagaatcttcttttatgttcaacagaagaaagaaactaaatTTGAGGTTGGGTAAGTGATGCTAATTATATTTTCCCACATTTCATTTGAATGTTAGACTGATAAGCTTGACTATGAAATATGATATCCTAAACAGTGAGACTATTGTTATACCTTGTTATTGGTGTAAACAGAAAGATGTCACCAGATGAATTGGTCTACCTAGGCATCCTTGCTGCATCAATACCTGTAGGATTCCTCTTCCGCTACCTAAGTAAGTCTGGCAATGTTATTCTTCATATTAATGTGTAAAAACtcagcatgaaatggaaattcatCATATCTTTTAAATGCATGTTCTAAATCTTCTTGTAAATGATTAATCTGTGTatatgtttgataaaaaaaaaaattaataatttacccTCGTAATTGCAGTAATTGTGACTTATGCAGGACAAGCTCATATTCATCTTTCTGTATTGATAAGTGTAATGCCTCAAAATCCAATCTACAGCCGATGGATGGAATGCAAGTTtccacacttatttatttatttttcgtcgATCTATAACTCTCAGATGTATGTCACAACAGAGATGTATTCAGAATTGTGAATTTAACAGCCCTTAATAATTTTCCTGTGTATTGTTTCCCAGGTCCTCCAGTCAAGCAGGGGGCAGCATTGCTGTTAGGTTTGATCATCTCCATAACAACCTGTGGGCTCCACACTCTCCATTCTCTATGTACAGTGTTAGGAACATGGCTTATTATAAAAATCAACTGGCGGTTAGTATGATATCTGCCCTTTTAAATTGGATTTGGCATGAATCTTCTGTAACCTTGTACCCcctgccttgttttttttttttttttcgtgtagAAGTGCCCCTGCTCTGTCTTTGGGTTGGACGTTTCTGTACCTCCTCTTTTTCCGTCTGGTCACCTGGTTTGGCCTCCCTCAGCCTACACCTTTTGCCAATGCCATTCAACTTCTGTTAACACTGAaggtaaaacacaataaaattagaCTTTTGTCCATGTTTTAAACTCttgatatatatttaatgaggttTGTTTCGAATACACAGATGGTCAGTTTAGCCAATGAGATTCAAAGTTATCACttggagaagaaaaaagaagtgAGCGCCTTCACCAAATCCCCAGTGGTGGGAGGACTTTCCCATGAGCCTTCACTTTATGATATTATATCCTACAGCTACTGCTATGTGGGCATAATGACAGGTATTTTGCACGATTTTTGTGTTGATTTGAATATGTGGGAATGCTTTTGAGTCTATACATATGTTGTGAACTATTTGTTTTGCATGTATGCTAAcgtgtctctctctgtttttctctgctACTAGTTCAGTAATGTGTGAGTccagtttatttttataactgATTGTGTTTATTATTGCTCCTCTTTGGTCATAATTTGTCCTCCCAAACCGTGGCTCATTTTTCATTCCAATATTCCTTTTGATTCCATACCTTTACTCCATTCTATCTCAATATCGTGTGTTATCTTTGCACATCTACTTCATGTCTTCATTGATAACTCTTATCATTCTCTTTCACGTTCCTTCATTTTCCATTCTTTCTCCCACCCACTCTTGCCGGTGTTCTGCAGGTCCCTTCTTCCGTTATCAGACGTATGCAGACTGGTTGCATCAGTCTAATTCTCTGTCATTGCCGGGTAAAGAGCCCTGCCTGCAGAGGCTGAAGATGGTGCCCGTTTATGGAGCTCTCTTCATAGCCGTCAACTCTGTCTTTCCCTTGTCATATGTCCGTACTGATGAATTCCTGGAGCACAACTATTTTTACAGGTAaatttttctgaattaaaatatacCATTCCAAACTGAGTCTAAAAGTAAATGCCAAAGgagatattaaaattaaatcatacTGCATCACTAATTTTTAACATATTGAGAATAATAGTGGTGTTATATTTCAGGCTTTTCTACATGGTAGCAATATTCTTTGTATTCCGGATGCGTTTCTACTCTGCGTGGTGTGGGGCAGAGGCTGGCTGCATCAGTGCAGGTCTAGGCTGTTACCCCCATGGGGCGCTTTCTAAACCTGGAGGAGGGCCAACGGTGAAATATAGGTAGGGTGATTCACTTTATTACGGGATAGAGTCGTAATGTTTGACTGTAACTTGGAAATATGATGATTTTAAAGTCCACCTACAGATATGTCTATACCAGGAAATAACAGTGTACATTCTTGAAAGGATACAGTAGAACTTGAATTACTCAAGAAGAGAAATGGACATTTTACAGTAATGAAACAGGatccaataaaacattacaaaagcaTTAGAGGACACAGTTATGTAGTTTGAAATTGAACAGAAAAGTAtcactaaatatatatttgctctaccatttaaaagtttaaggattttgttaatgtttttgcaagaacctttatgctcaccaaggctgcattttgttaaaaaatataaagtgcAGTATCACTTAAATGGGAAATAGCTtttctaattatatatttatatatatattattttattttaaaatgtaatttattcctttgatggaaaTCAGAATTTTCAAAAGTCTTTGCTACAGTCTTTAATGTCATAAGATCTTTCAGGAATCATTGAAATACagtgatttggtgctcaaaaattattattattattatcattattatcaaagTTGCAAACAGTTTTGCTGGTAATTTCTTAAGAGTGTTATCTACAAGCTTCTTTTGCTAGACTATCTACAGGAAATTAGAAGCTGACTTGTAGTTTGATCATGTGGTtgataatgttaacaaaatgttgtttatatttcaGTCCTGATCCAAACACAGCTGTGGAGTATGACTTTAAAACGATCCAGAACATTGACTGTTATAATACAGATTTCTGCGTAAAGGTTCGGCATGGCATGCGCTACTGGAACATGACGGTGCAGTGGTGGCTTCACAACTACATCTACCCCAATACTCCTTTCAGAGCGTATGCTCTCAGGTAAAAGCATGTACATTTCAATTTAGTTTCAGTTGCATTGTGCTCTTATTGACCACCACTAATCTTCAACTTTCTCTTTTTTACATTATGCCAGGGCTGGATGGACTATGTTAATCAGTGCTTATTGGCATGGCCTCCATGTTGGTTACTACCTCTCTTTTCTCACTATCCCATTGTGTATAGCAGCAGAATCAGCCATGGAGGCATCAGTCAGAGCCCGTCTAGGGCCGATGGGCCAGAATATCTTCGACTGGATCCACTGGTTCCTCAAGATGAGGGCTTACGACTACATGTGCATGGGATTTGTTCTCTTGAAGGCCAGCGACACCATCAACTACTGGAGCTCCATATACTTCATAATTCACATCATTGCTGTTATTTGTATAGGAGTAGGACAAATTATGAAAGGaggtaaaaagagagagagaagggaacGAGGTGAAGGAGAGAAAGAGGATGTGGTAAGAGAGAAGGCTGAGTGAAACGAATGTGTGACATGCTGATCGTGGTGATAACCCGGAGAGTTCGTATGTTTACGCAAAACCATTTCCCAACATGAACTGTAATAGCCATCAACTGCCATTAAAggtattgtgttaaaaaaaaaaaaacacacacacacaaacacagacagaagaGTAATAGATTATAGACCCGAGGAcatcaatctttattttattggTAGTGGAAATAGCTTTCAAATCATCTCCATCATTTTAATGTTATCTGTTTTTTTGTTACTTATGTTGAAAAGTGCTTCTTTTGTGCAACTGTATATATTTATCCTGACCAGTTCAGTATTGTTTAAATTATGATCTTGTTGCTGTAAACAATTGGAAAGGAGGTTTGTATTTTAATAGTGGTTCTCTGGTCATCAGTGACCTTAGGACTCAAATTAAGTACTTATTAATTAAGTACTTATAACTGAAtcaattaatttacaaaataataaaaaataactgttgcacCCATATCACTATGAGCACAAATTTGTGGTGATTTACTCTCTCTAATGGTGTATTGGATGTAATACAACCTTTATAATAATAAGGTGTATGTAGGAAACATTAAAGTTAGTCTGCCTTGTTTTTCATACATTCTGAGGGATGGATTGAGTATCCATTTTCAGAAAGTAGGAGTGaatgtttttgctattttcattCGTTTTTCAGTTTCATACCACATGATGTAAAGTACAGATTAAAAAGATCAAGCTAAGATTTTGCACCAATTCACAtttcaaaagtaatgcattattacTAAGATCTCTTCAAAAGAGCTCAAAAGTTTTATTCTTACAAAATCACTGTCTGGTTCtataacattcaaaatattttgtccTGGTACACTGGAGGGAAGCGCTGGTGTTTAGTTTATTGATCAGTTGAGATTGTATCATGGTTCCTGTAATGTCTACCTGCTATGTTGTATCTCTTGTATGTTTTTCTGGAGTATTAAACACAGAATGTGCCATTCCAatctttgagttttttttttaaatcacagtatTTTCATTAAAATCACAGTGATTATATTTCATCCCAGACAAACTTCCTTTTCTAGGTGGAATGTCAGTTTGAAGACAAAATGTGTTAAACGATCTGATTTTTAAATGATGTGACAGTTTTCAGTACTGTTTCAAACATTTTTGTGATggatattgtttttttctttttctttctttctaccaTATTAGCTCACATTCTATTCTCTGACTTACACCATGTCAAAATTTGGGGATGGTAGGTTTTTTTTGTTCAGATTTTTgcaagaaatctcttatgcttaacaaggctgcatttatttgtttaagaatacaataaaaaaaagtcacaaattaCTGGAGTTTTAAACTTTATATGGTAATATGTAATCTGTTATAAttcaatgtattattaatttatcattattttaattttcacatgatccttcagaaatcattttaatttgctgatttggtgctcaaaaataaAATCGGTGCTCTTTTCtcattgtcaatgttgaaaagagttgctaaatatttttgtgcaaactatgGTACAGTTTTTTACgattttgtttttgtagaaagttctacatttgaacatttgaaatataaatgtattattgaattaaaaatgtctttactgtaacttttgatcaatgtaatgtgtCCATGgctaatttctttctttaaaaaaataaaaacggtaaCGTTAATGTATAACGTAGCCTACCAACTGTTTCGttttagctctttttttttcaaccccattttagttaatgttttataagttgcactgagagATGGacgtttttagtttttaattctcTTGTTTTTTAACAATGTGTGATAGTTATAAGATTTGATAGTCTGTTAATATAAAGACTGGCTCATTATGCCCTTGTCTCCATGACAACACTTTTAACTGGCAATAAACCACAGGAAGACGCTGACCAAAGCTCATAAGAAACTAaactttttattcaacaaataaaCTTCATTCTTCAATTATTCATCATTTAAACTGTGGcaactaattaattaaatcttaTATCGGTgcacagagaaagaaaaatgcTTTAAAGATATCCACGCATGGTAACAGGATCTATCAATAGGTTGCCTTTGCCTTTTAGATCTCTGCCTAGCACGTGAAGCTAGTGTTTTGGTAGCAATAAGTACAAGGAAGTGTTTCCAAAGTTTATTTCCATGAGACTCAAAGTTCAGATGACAGAGTCCTGACACACCTGTGTTCTTATCCGTCAGTGTGAATTCGTCTTATCTGTGCACTACTGACAGTTGCGGTGTCCGGACtggctttttgtcttttttctgttTGTTATATGTGGAATCCATGCTGATTGTACCTGTTTCTGATGGAGCTGAGAGAATTCAACAATCAAGTCCATCCATCTCCAGGTAAGACAGTGTGGATGTGTGTATAACTGAGTTAATGTTGGACATAAGGGGGGTTAGCtggcaattattatattattattagctggCAATTATTCCCAAGTAGGAGAACTTCAAATGTTTGTCTACATCTatacactttttacattttatttacagtcgAATAACTGGAAAATCATAGGCTCTTTTGAGACATTATGTTGGTGACACTATATTTGACAGTTCAATAGCCGCTGTAAACTGTCAATAATTATGTTAATATACTGTATTGAGTTTAAGTTTTTTGTTGTATAATGTATTGAAAGTAACACTACAATGAAGTAATAATTAAATCTTTTGAATAATCTTACAAAATGTGATTTGGGGGAATTCTGAAAATGTCTTTCCAATAGTTGTTTCTGATTTAAGATTTACATTTAAGTTCTGTATGGTCTTGTGACATCTATTACACTGAGTAGTGAAAATCTAAAAGAAATTATAACTGACCCTATAATTTCACCCATTTTCAGTGTTAAGTCTAGGGGTAAGGTCTATGCTATTTTAGAAGTGTTAAGGAGAACTGATAggaatatgtactgtatat encodes the following:
- the LOC113079770 gene encoding lysophospholipid acyltransferase 7-like encodes the protein MSPDELVYLGILAASIPVGFLFRYLSPPVKQGAALLLGLIISITTCGLHTLHSLCTVLGTWLIIKINWRSAPALSLGWTFLYLLFFRLVTWFGLPQPTPFANAIQLLLTLKMVSLANEIQSYHLEKKKEVSAFTKSPVVGGLSHEPSLYDIISYSYCYVGIMTGPFFRYQTYADWLHQSNSLSLPGKEPCLQRLKMVPVYGALFIAVNSVFPLSYVRTDEFLEHNYFYRLFYMVAIFFVFRMRFYSAWCGAEAGCISAGLGCYPHGALSKPGGGPTVKYSPDPNTAVEYDFKTIQNIDCYNTDFCVKVRHGMRYWNMTVQWWLHNYIYPNTPFRAYALRAGWTMLISAYWHGLHVGYYLSFLTIPLCIAAESAMEASVRARLGPMGQNIFDWIHWFLKMRAYDYMCMGFVLLKASDTINYWSSIYFIIHIIAVICIGVGQIMKGGKKRERRERGEGEKEDVVREKAE